A single window of Pseudomonas lutea DNA harbors:
- a CDS encoding LysE family translocator, translating into MTLDTWLLFSGAALVVILIPGPLSLLMIGNSLNYGLLRSYPAFLGGVCASICLLSASALGLGALLLASEQLFSALKIVGGLYLFYLAWQSWQQSRRPATAAEVPDALSKPAFGSLFWRAFVLGGSNPKDILFFAAFLPQFLRADEPFLGQLITMIITWTVLDLSCKLFYGLSAQSAARYLRTGKGQTWFNRVSAGLFGSAGTAALISH; encoded by the coding sequence ATGACACTGGACACCTGGCTGCTGTTCAGCGGCGCCGCGCTGGTGGTGATTCTGATCCCCGGCCCGCTGTCGTTGCTGATGATCGGCAACAGCCTCAACTACGGCCTGTTGCGGTCCTACCCCGCCTTCCTCGGTGGCGTTTGCGCATCGATCTGCCTGCTCAGCGCCTCGGCGCTGGGGCTGGGCGCGTTGCTGCTGGCGTCCGAACAGCTTTTCAGCGCGTTGAAGATCGTCGGCGGTCTGTACCTGTTTTACCTCGCCTGGCAGAGCTGGCAACAATCGCGCCGGCCTGCCACCGCTGCCGAGGTGCCCGATGCGCTCAGCAAACCGGCCTTTGGCTCACTGTTCTGGCGCGCGTTCGTGCTGGGTGGCAGCAACCCCAAGGACATCCTGTTTTTCGCAGCCTTTCTGCCGCAGTTTCTCCGCGCCGACGAGCCGTTCCTCGGCCAGTTGATCACCATGATCATCACCTGGACGGTGCTCGACCTCAGCTGCAAATTGTTCTACGGGCTCAGCGCCCAAAGCGCCGCCCGCTACCTGCGCACCGGCAAGGGCCAGACCTGGTTCAACCGCGTCAGCGCCGGCCTTTTCGGCAGTGCGGGGACCGCCGCGTTGATCAGCCACTGA
- the uraH gene encoding hydroxyisourate hydrolase — protein sequence MGRLTTHVLDAAHGCPGSSLRIALYRVEGDQLEKIAEALTNSDGRCDAPLLQGDDYRSGVYQLQFQAGDYFRSKGVQSGGQAFLDEVVLRFGIDAGQDHYHVPLLISPYSYSTYRGS from the coding sequence ATGGGACGACTCACCACTCACGTGCTGGACGCTGCTCACGGTTGCCCCGGCAGTTCGCTGCGCATTGCGCTTTACCGGGTCGAGGGCGATCAGCTGGAGAAAATTGCCGAGGCGCTGACCAACAGCGACGGACGCTGCGATGCGCCGTTGTTGCAGGGCGATGACTACCGCTCAGGCGTCTATCAGCTGCAGTTTCAGGCGGGCGATTACTTTCGCAGCAAGGGCGTGCAGTCGGGCGGGCAGGCGTTTCTTGATGAGGTGGTGCTGCGCTTTGGCATCGATGCCGGGCAAGATCATTACCACGTCCCGCTGCTGATCTCGCCCTACAGTTATTCAACGTACCGCGGCAGCTAA
- the puuE gene encoding allantoinase PuuE — MSADYPRDLIGYGSNPPHPRWPGNARIALSFVLNYEEGGERNILHGDKESEAFLSEMVAAQPLQGQRNMSMESLYEYGSRAGVWRVLKLFKQFDIPLTIFAVAMAAQRHPDVIRAMVEAGHEICSHGYRWIDYQNMDEAQEREHMLEAIRILTELTGERPLGWYTGRTGPNTRRLVMEEGGFLYDCDTYDDDLPYWEPNTPTGKPHLVIPYTLDTNDMRFTQVQGFNKGDDFFDYLKDAFDVLYAEGAEAPKMLSIGLHCRLIGRPARLASLQRFLEYVKGHQQVWFARRVEIARHWHQVHPFNHGAAE; from the coding sequence GTGAGCGCCGACTACCCACGCGACCTGATCGGTTACGGCAGTAACCCGCCCCATCCCCGCTGGCCGGGCAATGCCCGGATCGCGCTGTCGTTCGTGCTCAATTACGAAGAAGGCGGCGAGCGCAATATTCTGCACGGGGATAAGGAGTCCGAAGCGTTCCTGTCGGAAATGGTCGCCGCGCAACCGCTGCAGGGCCAGCGCAACATGAGCATGGAATCGCTCTATGAGTACGGCAGCCGTGCCGGCGTGTGGCGCGTGCTCAAGCTGTTCAAGCAATTCGACATCCCGCTGACCATTTTCGCCGTGGCCATGGCCGCGCAACGCCATCCCGATGTGATCCGCGCCATGGTGGAGGCCGGCCATGAGATCTGCAGCCACGGTTATCGCTGGATCGACTACCAGAACATGGACGAGGCTCAGGAACGCGAGCACATGCTCGAAGCCATCCGCATCCTCACCGAACTCACCGGCGAGCGTCCGCTGGGCTGGTACACCGGCCGTACGGGGCCCAACACCCGGCGGCTGGTCATGGAAGAAGGCGGTTTTCTGTACGACTGCGACACCTACGATGACGACCTGCCTTACTGGGAGCCGAACACACCCACCGGCAAACCGCATCTGGTGATCCCCTACACGCTGGACACCAATGACATGCGCTTCACCCAAGTGCAGGGTTTCAACAAGGGCGACGACTTTTTCGACTACTTGAAAGACGCCTTCGATGTGCTCTACGCCGAGGGTGCCGAGGCGCCGAAGATGCTTTCCATCGGCCTGCACTGCCGGCTCATTGGCCGCCCCGCCCGGCTGGCCTCGCTGCAGCGTTTCCTCGAATACGTCAAAGGCCATCAACAGGTCTGGTTCGCCCGCCGGGTCGAGATCGCGCGCCACTGGCATCAGGTCCACCCCTTCAACCACGGAGCTGCCGAATGA
- the uraD gene encoding 2-oxo-4-hydroxy-4-carboxy-5-ureidoimidazoline decarboxylase, with translation MSRFQTLTPSSLSRDEFVQAFADIYEHSPWVAEQAYDLGQLHELDDIATLHARMSDILLSADHAGQLALINAHPDLAGKAAVQGQLTEASTSEQAGAGIHHCTAEEFQRFTELNDAYKAKFAFPFIMAVKGSNRHQILAAFETRIHHTADAEFTCALDEINKIAMFRLQAL, from the coding sequence ATGAGCCGCTTTCAGACCCTGACCCCCTCCTCACTCAGCCGCGACGAATTTGTCCAGGCGTTCGCCGACATCTACGAACACTCGCCGTGGGTCGCCGAACAGGCGTATGACCTAGGCCAGTTGCACGAGCTGGACGACATCGCGACGCTGCATGCACGCATGAGCGACATCCTGTTGAGCGCTGATCACGCCGGGCAACTGGCACTGATCAACGCCCACCCTGACCTTGCCGGCAAAGCCGCCGTGCAAGGCCAACTGACCGAAGCCAGCACCTCTGAACAGGCGGGTGCCGGTATCCACCACTGCACGGCCGAAGAGTTCCAGCGCTTCACCGAGCTGAACGACGCTTACAAAGCGAAATTCGCGTTCCCCTTCATCATGGCGGTGAAAGGCAGCAACCGGCATCAAATCCTCGCGGCATTCGAGACGCGCATTCACCACACGGCCGACGCCGAGTTCACCTGCGCCCTCGACGAGATCAACAAGATCGCGATGTTCCGCCTGCAAGCCCTCTGA
- the alc gene encoding allantoicase → MKAYAAPFEKFVNLADARLGTKILSVTDDWFADANRLFQPTPAVWKEGVFDDNGKWMDGWESRRKRFEGYDSAVIRLGVAGSIKGVDIDTSYFTGNYPPSASLEGCFLASGEPDDNTVWSEVLGAVELKGGSHHYHEISDAKAYSHLRFNIYPDGGVARLRVYGVPHRDWSAVGDNEQIDLAAALNGGRALACSDEHFGRMSNILNPGRGVNMGDGWETARRRTPGNDWVIVALGHAGEVEQVVVDTLHFKGNYPDSCSIQAAFVKGGTDSQIETQSLFWRELLPSQKLEMHAEHTFVEQIKALGPITHIRLNVFPDGGVSRLRVLGKVAK, encoded by the coding sequence ATGAAAGCTTACGCCGCACCCTTCGAGAAGTTCGTCAACCTGGCCGATGCGCGTCTCGGGACGAAGATCCTCTCCGTCACCGATGACTGGTTCGCCGACGCCAACCGCCTGTTCCAGCCCACCCCGGCGGTGTGGAAGGAAGGCGTGTTCGACGACAACGGCAAGTGGATGGATGGCTGGGAATCGAGGCGCAAGCGTTTTGAAGGTTACGACAGCGCGGTGATCCGACTCGGCGTCGCCGGGAGCATCAAGGGCGTGGACATCGACACCTCGTACTTCACCGGGAACTACCCGCCATCCGCCTCGCTGGAAGGCTGCTTCCTGGCGTCGGGTGAGCCGGATGACAACACCGTCTGGAGCGAAGTGCTGGGCGCGGTAGAGCTCAAAGGCGGCAGCCACCATTACCACGAGATCAGCGACGCCAAGGCGTACAGCCATTTGCGTTTCAACATCTACCCGGACGGCGGCGTGGCGCGTCTGCGCGTGTACGGCGTGCCGCACCGGGACTGGTCAGCCGTGGGCGATAACGAACAGATCGACCTCGCCGCTGCGTTGAATGGCGGTCGCGCACTGGCCTGTTCAGACGAGCATTTCGGGCGCATGAGCAATATCCTCAACCCGGGCCGTGGTGTGAACATGGGCGACGGCTGGGAAACGGCACGCCGCCGCACGCCCGGCAATGACTGGGTGATTGTCGCCCTCGGCCATGCGGGTGAGGTTGAGCAAGTCGTGGTCGACACCCTGCATTTCAAGGGCAACTACCCGGACAGCTGCTCGATCCAGGCGGCGTTCGTCAAAGGCGGCACCGACAGCCAGATCGAAACACAGAGCCTGTTCTGGCGTGAACTGCTGCCCAGTCAGAAGCTGGAGATGCATGCTGAACACACCTTTGTCGAGCAGATCAAGGCGCTGGGGCCGATCACCCACATCCGCCTGAACGTGTTCCCCGATGGCGGCGTGAGCCGGCTGCGGGTGTTGGGCAAAGTTGCGAAGTAA
- a CDS encoding ureidoglycolate lyase, which yields MRTLIIEPLTKHAFAPFGDVIETDGSDHFMINNGSTMRFHRLAEVETATPEDKAIISIFRAEALAMPLTISMLERHPLGSQAFIPLLGHPFLVVVAPIGDAPEPELTRAFITNGRQGVNYHRGVWHHPVLTIEKRDDFLVVDRSGSGNNCDEHFFEESQKMVLDPQL from the coding sequence ATGCGCACACTGATTATCGAGCCGTTGACCAAGCACGCCTTCGCCCCGTTTGGCGATGTCATCGAGACCGATGGCAGCGATCATTTCATGATCAACAACGGCTCGACCATGCGTTTCCACCGTCTGGCCGAGGTGGAAACGGCGACACCGGAGGACAAGGCGATCATCAGCATCTTCCGCGCCGAAGCGCTGGCCATGCCGTTGACCATCAGCATGCTGGAGCGACATCCGTTGGGCAGCCAGGCCTTCATTCCGCTGCTCGGCCATCCTTTTCTGGTCGTGGTCGCGCCCATTGGCGATGCACCTGAACCAGAGTTGACCCGCGCCTTCATCACCAATGGCAGGCAGGGTGTTAATTACCATCGCGGCGTCTGGCACCACCCGGTGCTGACGATCGAAAAGCGGGATGACTTCCTGGTGGTTGATCGCAGTGGCAGTGGCAATAACTGCGATGAGCATTTCTTCGAAGAGAGTCAGAAGATGGTTCTCGATCCCCAACTATAA
- a CDS encoding urate hydroxylase PuuD gives MAAHLMEWLNLSVRWIHMIVGIAWIGASFYFVWLENNLNRANPRDGLSGDLWAIHGGGIYHLEKYKLAPPTMPDDLHWFKWEAYWTWMSGVALLCIVFYSNPTLYLLAPGSTLSGGAGIAIGVGSLIASWTIYDILCDSPLGKRPALLGLVLFVLVIAACFGFSQVFSGRAAYLHTGAIIGTIMVGNVLRIIMPAQRALVAAIAENRTPDPSLPAKGLLRSRHNNYFTLPVLFIMISNHFPSTYGSQYNWLILAGIAVCAVLVRHFFNTRHNSHKYAWALPVGALGMVCLAYVTGPAQMPRGPDVAEKIQYQPLPGTAIGGHRADEPKPDVASAPAPASAPATAPVTASTPAPAEAVAAQPAQASTGGVDFEKVHSVIQERCTVCHSAKPTSPLFSSAPAGIMFDTPQQIQQLAPRIQAQAVTAQIMPLGNITQMTQQERDLLGQWIDKGAQAN, from the coding sequence GTGGCTGCACATCTGATGGAATGGCTGAATCTGAGCGTGCGCTGGATTCACATGATCGTCGGGATTGCCTGGATCGGGGCGTCCTTTTATTTCGTCTGGCTGGAGAACAACCTCAATCGCGCCAACCCCCGTGACGGTTTGTCGGGCGACCTCTGGGCGATTCACGGCGGCGGTATCTACCACCTGGAAAAGTACAAGCTGGCGCCGCCGACCATGCCGGACGACCTGCACTGGTTCAAGTGGGAAGCCTACTGGACCTGGATGTCGGGCGTCGCCCTGCTGTGCATCGTGTTCTATTCCAACCCCACGCTTTACCTGCTGGCACCGGGCAGCACGCTGAGTGGCGGCGCCGGCATCGCCATCGGCGTCGGCTCGTTGATCGCCAGCTGGACGATCTACGACATCCTGTGTGATTCGCCGCTGGGCAAACGCCCTGCCCTGCTGGGTCTGGTGCTGTTCGTGCTGGTCATCGCTGCCTGTTTCGGCTTCAGCCAGGTGTTCAGTGGGCGGGCAGCTTACCTGCACACGGGTGCGATCATCGGCACGATCATGGTGGGCAACGTGCTGCGCATCATCATGCCGGCGCAGCGCGCGCTGGTCGCCGCCATTGCCGAGAACCGCACGCCGGACCCGTCACTGCCGGCCAAGGGCTTGCTGCGTTCGCGGCACAACAACTACTTCACCCTGCCGGTGCTGTTCATCATGATCAGCAACCACTTTCCGAGCACCTACGGCAGTCAGTACAACTGGCTGATCCTGGCCGGGATCGCGGTGTGTGCGGTCTTGGTCCGTCATTTCTTCAATACCCGTCACAACAGCCACAAATACGCCTGGGCCTTGCCAGTGGGTGCGCTCGGGATGGTTTGCCTGGCGTACGTCACAGGTCCTGCGCAAATGCCTCGCGGGCCGGACGTGGCAGAGAAAATCCAGTATCAGCCGCTGCCGGGCACGGCCATTGGCGGCCATCGCGCCGACGAGCCGAAACCTGACGTGGCGTCAGCGCCTGCACCCGCTTCAGCCCCGGCCACGGCCCCGGTGACGGCCTCGACCCCAGCGCCTGCCGAGGCGGTTGCAGCCCAGCCGGCGCAAGCCAGCACCGGCGGCGTGGACTTCGAGAAGGTCCATAGCGTGATTCAGGAACGCTGCACCGTCTGCCACTCCGCCAAACCCACCAGCCCGTTGTTCAGCAGCGCGCCGGCCGGGATCATGTTCGACACGCCGCAACAGATCCAGCAACTGGCCCCGCGCATTCAGGCTCAGGCCGTGACGGCGCAGATCATGCCGCTGGGCAATATCACCCAGATGACCCAACAGGAACGCGACCTGCTGGGGCAATGGATCGATAAGGGGGCGCAGGCGAACTAA
- a CDS encoding nucleobase:cation symporter-2 family protein, which yields MSEPTHARIPAAPPRQPLPLLQLILVGVQHVLLMYGGAVAVPLIIGQAAGLSREDIAFLINADLLVAGIATVVQSIGIGPLGIRMPIMMGASFAAVGSMVAMAGMDGVGLPGIFGATIAAGFFGMLVAPFMSKIVRFFPPLVTGTVITSIGLSLFPVAVNWAGGGSKAVSFGDPLYLGVAALVLLTILLINRFMRGFWVNISVLIGMGLGYVLSGVIGMVDLSGLAQAQWLKVVTPLHFGMPQFSLAPILSMCLVVVIIFVESTGMFLALGKITDREVTPGMLRRGLLCDAAASFLAGFLNTFTHSSFAQNIGLVQMTGVRCRSVTAVAGAFLIVLSLLPKAAYLVASIPAAVLGGAAIAMFGMVAATGIKILQEADISDRRNQLLVAVSIGMGLIPVVRPEFFSQLPLWMGPITHSGIAMATLSAVLLNVLFNVLGGAGRAAMAGPLHSHQ from the coding sequence ATGTCCGAGCCCACTCACGCGCGCATCCCTGCTGCGCCGCCACGTCAGCCCCTGCCACTGCTGCAACTGATTCTGGTGGGCGTGCAACACGTCCTGTTGATGTACGGAGGCGCCGTGGCCGTGCCGCTGATCATCGGTCAGGCCGCCGGATTGTCGCGGGAAGACATCGCGTTTCTGATCAACGCCGACTTGCTGGTCGCCGGTATTGCCACCGTGGTGCAATCGATCGGCATCGGCCCGTTGGGTATCCGCATGCCGATCATGATGGGGGCGAGTTTCGCCGCGGTGGGCAGCATGGTGGCGATGGCCGGAATGGACGGCGTCGGTCTGCCGGGGATCTTCGGGGCAACCATTGCGGCGGGGTTCTTCGGCATGCTGGTTGCGCCGTTCATGTCGAAAATCGTGCGCTTCTTCCCGCCGCTGGTGACAGGCACGGTGATCACCTCGATCGGTCTGTCGCTGTTCCCGGTGGCCGTCAACTGGGCGGGCGGCGGCAGCAAAGCGGTGAGTTTCGGTGACCCGCTCTATCTGGGCGTTGCCGCGCTGGTGCTGCTGACCATCCTGCTGATCAACCGCTTCATGCGCGGCTTCTGGGTCAACATCTCGGTGCTGATCGGCATGGGCCTGGGCTATGTTCTTTCCGGTGTCATCGGCATGGTCGACCTCAGCGGTCTGGCCCAGGCGCAATGGCTGAAAGTGGTGACGCCCCTGCACTTCGGCATGCCGCAGTTCAGCCTCGCGCCGATCCTGTCGATGTGCCTGGTGGTGGTGATCATCTTCGTCGAATCCACGGGCATGTTCCTCGCGCTGGGCAAGATCACCGACCGCGAAGTGACGCCGGGCATGTTGCGCCGTGGCCTGCTCTGCGACGCCGCTGCCTCGTTTCTCGCCGGGTTCCTCAACACTTTCACTCATTCCTCGTTCGCCCAGAACATCGGCCTGGTGCAAATGACCGGGGTGCGCTGCCGCTCGGTCACCGCGGTCGCGGGCGCCTTCCTGATCGTGCTCAGCCTGCTGCCGAAAGCCGCGTATTTGGTCGCCTCGATTCCGGCGGCGGTGCTGGGCGGTGCGGCCATCGCAATGTTCGGCATGGTGGCCGCGACCGGGATCAAGATCCTGCAGGAAGCCGATATTTCGGACCGTCGCAATCAACTGCTGGTGGCGGTGAGCATCGGCATGGGCCTGATACCGGTGGTGCGGCCTGAGTTTTTCAGCCAGTTGCCGCTGTGGATGGGGCCGATCACCCACAGCGGCATCGCCATGGCGACCCTCAGCGCGGTGCTGCTCAACGTGTTGTTCAACGTGCTGGGCGGCGCCGGACGTGCAGCGATGGCAGGGCCGCTGCATTCGCATCAGTAG
- a CDS encoding membrane protein, whose translation MKRTLSSLMAASSLLAAAPAMSGDLLQWQSNSLTYLYGKNFAVNPENQQTFTYEHADGWKYGDNFVFLDYISYNGKKDAGVGNATTYGEISPRLSLGKIFDQKFQLGPITDVLLATTYEFGEGDVESFLIGPGFDLKVPGFDYFQLNFYKRYNDGHRAGYGAWQITPVWSYTLPVGKSDILIDGFMDWVVDNKQSNSKGDYHSNLHFNPQIKYDLGKAMNLPERQLYVGIEYDYWTNKYGINDTRYFDTDQNTASLLVKVFF comes from the coding sequence ATGAAACGCACACTTTCCAGCCTGATGGCCGCAAGTAGCCTGCTTGCCGCCGCGCCGGCGATGTCGGGCGATCTACTGCAGTGGCAGAGCAACAGCCTGACCTATCTTTACGGCAAGAACTTCGCCGTGAACCCCGAGAATCAGCAGACGTTCACCTACGAACATGCCGACGGCTGGAAATACGGAGACAACTTCGTCTTCCTCGATTACATCAGTTACAACGGCAAGAAAGATGCGGGCGTGGGCAACGCCACGACGTACGGCGAAATCTCGCCGCGGCTGTCCCTGGGCAAGATTTTCGATCAGAAATTCCAGCTGGGCCCCATCACGGACGTGTTGCTGGCCACCACCTACGAGTTTGGCGAAGGCGATGTTGAATCGTTTCTGATCGGGCCGGGTTTTGATCTGAAGGTCCCGGGTTTTGACTATTTCCAGCTCAACTTCTACAAGCGCTACAACGATGGTCATCGGGCGGGTTATGGCGCATGGCAGATTACACCGGTCTGGTCTTACACCCTGCCCGTGGGTAAATCGGACATTCTGATTGACGGCTTTATGGACTGGGTCGTGGACAATAAACAGTCCAACAGCAAAGGCGATTACCACTCCAACCTGCACTTCAACCCGCAGATCAAATATGACTTGGGCAAAGCCATGAACCTGCCGGAGCGGCAGTTGTATGTGGGCATTGAGTACGACTACTGGACCAACAAATACGGCATCAACGACACGCGTTATTTCGACACCGACCAGAACACCGCCAGTTTGCTGGTGAAGGTGTTTTTCTAA
- a CDS encoding TetR/AcrR family transcriptional regulator: MSSIRERNKELILRAASEEFADKGFAASKTSDIAAKAGVPKPNVYYYFKSKDNLYREVLESIIEPIMQASTPFNREGVPAEVLSSYIRSKIRISRDLPFASKVFASEIMHGAPHLTPEQVEQLNGQARHNIECIQGWIDDGLIAPLDPHHLMFSIWAATQTYADFDWQISTVTGKPTLDDADYEAAARTIIRLVLKGCEPDR, translated from the coding sequence ATGAGCAGCATCCGCGAGCGCAACAAAGAACTGATCCTGCGCGCAGCCAGTGAAGAATTCGCCGACAAGGGATTCGCCGCCAGCAAGACCAGCGACATCGCCGCCAAGGCCGGTGTGCCCAAGCCCAACGTCTATTACTACTTCAAGTCCAAGGACAACCTGTACCGCGAGGTGCTTGAGAGCATCATCGAGCCGATCATGCAGGCATCCACCCCGTTCAACCGCGAAGGCGTGCCCGCCGAAGTCCTGAGCAGTTACATCCGCTCGAAGATCCGCATCTCCCGCGACCTGCCCTTCGCTTCAAAAGTATTCGCCAGCGAGATCATGCACGGGGCGCCGCACCTGACGCCCGAGCAAGTCGAGCAGTTGAACGGTCAGGCGAGGCATAACATCGAGTGCATTCAGGGATGGATCGACGACGGGCTGATTGCGCCGCTCGACCCACATCACCTGATGTTCAGCATATGGGCGGCGACTCAAACTTACGCCGACTTCGACTGGCAGATCTCCACGGTGACCGGCAAGCCCACCCTGGACGACGCCGACTACGAAGCCGCCGCCCGGACCATCATTCGGCTCGTGCTCAAAGGCTGCGAGCCGGACCGATGA
- a CDS encoding response regulator produces the protein MAADVPNKGLILVVEDEEIIRDFVCEILGDEGYDTYALESADKAEQYLNDHAGNVSLLLTDILMPGTLNGADLANLSGNKWPEIPILIMSGHETPESSGVVHPVEFIRKPWSFGQLIDGVDRALLSVKGA, from the coding sequence ATGGCAGCAGACGTACCGAACAAGGGACTCATTCTGGTAGTTGAGGACGAGGAAATCATTCGCGATTTCGTCTGCGAAATCCTCGGTGACGAAGGCTACGACACTTACGCGCTCGAGAGTGCGGACAAGGCGGAGCAGTACCTCAATGATCATGCAGGCAATGTGTCGCTCCTCCTGACCGACATCCTCATGCCAGGCACTTTGAACGGTGCCGACCTCGCCAACTTGTCAGGCAACAAGTGGCCAGAGATTCCGATCCTGATCATGTCCGGTCATGAAACACCGGAAAGCTCCGGCGTGGTCCATCCCGTGGAGTTCATCCGCAAGCCCTGGAGCTTTGGGCAACTGATCGACGGCGTCGACAGGGCCCTGCTGAGCGTCAAGGGCGCGTGA
- a CDS encoding methyl-accepting chemotaxis protein, with protein sequence MNMRNLSISRRLWLILIVAVVMLFTLAAAMLKQIHDDLYEAKTVKTMHVVQTVSGLLDYYHGLETAGTLPREQAQQQAMDAIRGLRYNQTDYFWINDLRPVMIMHPANPKLVGQDLSGIKDPDGFQVFNEMVTLAKAKGAGMVNYRWPKPGASEAVGKTSYISLFSPWGWIIGSGVYVDDVQAEFYRQVVKALSISAGIILVMALLLITIARSIARPLNATVEAMANIASGESDLTRTLETQGDDEVTQLARHFNAFTAKLRRVVGELQSSAVGLGQASSDLGSNAIQAQERSQQQSLQMEQVATAVNEVTYGVQDVAKNAEHAASEMRNAESQAQQGQANIDSSLKQIGHLSGTIDQAVEVIRTLASESTQIGGVLDVISSIAEQTNLLALNAAIEAARAGDQGRGFAVVADEVRLLAQRTQKSTAEIQGMIERLQAHSDAAVKVIADSSRSSQLTIEQANLAGQSLTSISQALRNLNGLNASIASATLQQSHVVEDINQNVTQAAQLSQSTAVAAEQSSAASNQLKGLSEQLNGLLRQFRV encoded by the coding sequence ATGAATATGCGCAACCTTTCGATCAGCCGACGCTTGTGGCTGATCCTCATCGTCGCCGTGGTAATGCTGTTCACGCTGGCGGCGGCGATGCTCAAGCAGATTCACGACGATCTGTACGAAGCCAAGACCGTCAAGACCATGCACGTGGTGCAGACCGTCAGTGGCCTGCTCGACTACTACCATGGGCTGGAAACCGCGGGCACGCTGCCCCGCGAGCAGGCGCAGCAGCAGGCGATGGATGCCATTCGCGGGCTGCGTTACAACCAGACCGACTACTTCTGGATCAACGACCTGCGCCCGGTGATGATCATGCACCCGGCCAATCCGAAGCTGGTGGGCCAGGACCTGTCGGGCATCAAGGACCCTGACGGGTTCCAGGTTTTCAACGAGATGGTCACGCTGGCCAAAGCCAAAGGCGCCGGGATGGTCAATTACCGCTGGCCCAAGCCCGGCGCCAGTGAAGCGGTTGGCAAGACCTCCTACATCTCGCTGTTCTCGCCATGGGGCTGGATCATCGGGTCTGGCGTCTATGTCGATGACGTGCAGGCCGAGTTCTACCGCCAGGTGGTCAAGGCGTTGTCGATCAGTGCCGGCATCATTCTGGTCATGGCGCTGTTGCTGATCACCATCGCGCGCAGCATCGCTCGTCCGCTCAACGCCACCGTAGAAGCCATGGCGAACATAGCCAGCGGCGAAAGCGATCTGACCCGCACGCTGGAGACCCAGGGCGACGACGAAGTCACGCAACTGGCTCGTCACTTCAATGCCTTTACCGCCAAGCTGCGCCGGGTGGTCGGGGAGCTGCAGTCGTCGGCCGTCGGTCTGGGCCAGGCCTCCAGCGACCTGGGCAGCAATGCGATTCAGGCCCAGGAGCGCAGCCAGCAGCAGTCGTTGCAGATGGAACAGGTTGCCACCGCCGTCAACGAAGTGACCTATGGCGTGCAGGACGTGGCCAAAAACGCGGAGCACGCGGCCAGCGAAATGCGCAACGCCGAATCCCAGGCGCAACAGGGCCAGGCCAACATCGACAGCAGCCTCAAGCAGATCGGTCATTTATCCGGCACCATCGACCAGGCCGTGGAGGTGATCCGCACCCTGGCCAGCGAAAGTACGCAAATCGGCGGGGTGCTGGACGTGATCAGCTCGATCGCCGAACAGACCAACCTGCTGGCGCTGAACGCCGCCATCGAAGCCGCACGCGCAGGTGACCAGGGTCGAGGCTTCGCCGTGGTGGCCGACGAGGTGCGCTTGCTGGCCCAGCGCACGCAGAAATCCACTGCCGAAATCCAGGGCATGATCGAGCGGTTGCAGGCGCATTCGGACGCGGCGGTCAAAGTGATCGCCGACAGCAGTCGTTCGTCGCAACTGACCATCGAACAGGCAAACCTGGCCGGCCAGAGCCTGACGTCGATCAGTCAGGCGCTGCGTAACCTCAATGGCCTCAACGCCTCCATCGCCAGCGCCACCCTGCAGCAATCCCACGTGGTCGAGGACATCAACCAGAACGTCACCCAGGCCGCTCAGCTGTCGCAGAGCACCGCCGTGGCGGCCGAACAGTCCAGCGCGGCGAGCAACCAGCTCAAGGGCTTGAGTGAACAGCTGAATGGGTTGTTGAGGCAGTTTCGGGTGTAG